AAATTATGATTGCTAAGTTAGCAGTTGGGATTGGATAAAATTATAACCATGATCAAATCGCGGGATCATCCGGCATTTTAATTGATTTAGTTGCTCAACAATATCAGGACTATCAAAGTCTTTTGAGTTTCTATTAAGAAAACATCCTAACTGTGGTTTATACTGACGCAAGTGGTTCATAACTGATGCATAAACAATAGCATCTTGTGGGCTTAAATCATAAGTACTTTCACAGGATGCTGCCTGAATCAATATTTCCGAAGTAAGTGCAATAACTTCTGCAATATTGAAAAGCTGCTCTCGATAATAAATAAAGCGCTGTCGTTCCTCTTCATTGCTCTGCACCATCAAACTAGCAATATCTTGGATACTCCTGATCCGGCTGATATAGGATGCTGTACGTGAAAGTTGCTTTAACTCAGCATCAAGCAATTGTTGCAGATTTCTGCGGCTTTTTGCCTGACGGTTTAACTTCTCAT
This portion of the Nostoc sp. UHCC 0302 genome encodes:
- a CDS encoding PIN domain-containing protein; its protein translation is MNIYVETNFLLELVFEQEQCVSCEQILQLCSAGQTKLIIPAYSLAEPHEKLNRQAKSRRNLQQLLDAELKQLSRTASYISRIRSIQDIASLMVQSNEEERQRFIYYREQLFNIAEVIALTSEILIQAASCESTYDLSPQDAIVYASVMNHLRQYKPQLGCFLNRNSKDFDSPDIVEQLNQLKCRMIPRFDHGYNFIQSQLLT